A single Oryctolagus cuniculus chromosome 18, mOryCun1.1, whole genome shotgun sequence DNA region contains:
- the RRAS gene encoding ras-related protein R-Ras, which yields MSSGAASETGRGRPRGGGPGPGDPPPSETHKLVVVGGGGVGKSALTIQFIQSYFVSDYDPTIEDSYTKICTVDGIPARLDILDTAGQEEFGAMREQYMRAGHGFLLVFAINDRQSFNEVDKLFTQVLRVKDRDDFPVVLVGNKADLESQRQVPRSDASAFSAAHHVAYFEASAKLRLNVDEAFEQLVRAVRKYQEQELPPSPPSAPRKKDRGCPCVLL from the exons ATGAGCAGCGGGGCGGCGTCCGAGACAGGGCGGGGgcggccccggggcggggggccggggcccggggACCCCCCGCCCAGCGAGACACACAAGCTGGTGGTCGTGGGCGGCGGCGGCGTGGGCAAGAGCGCACTGACCATCCAGTTTATCCAG tCCTACTTCGTGTCCGACTACGACCCCACCATCGAGGACTCCTACACGAAGATCTGCACCGTGGATGGCATCCCGGCCCGGCTGGACA TCCTGGACACGGCGGGCCAGGAGGAGTTCGGGGCCATGCGGGAGCAGTACATGCGTGCGGGCcacggcttcctgctggtgtttgCCATTAACGACCGGcagag CTTCAACGAGGTGGACAAGCTCTTCACGCAGGTCCTCCGGGTGAAGGACCGCGACGACTTCCCGGTCGTGCTGGTCGGCAACAAGGCGGATCTGGAGTCGCAGCGCCAG GTCCCCCGATCTGATGCATCAGCCTTCAGCGCCGCCCACCACGTGGCCTACTTTGAGGCTTCTGCCAAACTGCGCCTGAACGTGGACGAAGCCTTCGAGCAGCTGGTGCGGGCCGTCCG GAAATACCAGGAACAGGAGCTGCCTCCCAGCCCGCCCAGCGCCCCGAGGAAGAAGGACAGGGGCTGCCCCTGTGTCCTCCTGTAG